The genomic stretch GTCACCGTCGGCCGCCGTTCGGCCGAAGCCCGCGTGGCGAGCTTCCTGATCGGCCTCACCGAAGCCCATCGGCAACGCGGCGCCCTGCCGGCGGATTTGCCCATGCCGATGACCCGCAGCGACATCGGCGATTTCCTGGGGCTGACGCTGGAAACCGTCAGCCGCAGCTTCGCCGCCTTCAAGCGCCAGAAACTGATCGCCGAGCCAGGGCATCAGACGGTGCGCATCCTCGACATGGATGCGCTGCTGCGCATGACCGAGGGCGAACCCGCGGAGCTCTGACCCGCGGAGCTTTGAACCAGGGCTGGGCACGCGGCTTGCATGGGGGTGGCGGTCCATCGAAGGAAGCTCCTCCATGAATCGCCGCGAATTGCTCGCCACCTCGTTGCTGGCGGCCCCCATCCTGGCAACGCCGGCCATCGTGCAGGCGCAGCCCGCTTGGCCGAGCCGCACCGTGCGGATCATCATCCCCTTCACGCCCGGCGGTGCCTCGGACCTCATGATGCGGCCGGTGGCCGAGCGGCTGGAGCGGATGCTGGGCCAATCCTTCGTCATCGATAACCGGCCCGGCGGCGGCGGGGCGGTGGGTGCGGGTGCGGCCGCGAATGAGCGGCCGGATGGCTATACGCTGCTGATGTCCACGGCCGGCCCGCTGGTGCTGCTGCCTTCGATGATGGCAAACCTGCCTTACAACCCGGCACGCAGCTTCACCTACATCTCGCTCATGGGCGGTGCGCCCATCGTCTGCGCGGTGAAGGGCGACAGCCCGATCCGCACGCTGGCCGATTATGCGGCTGCCGCGAAGCGCGCACCGGAAGCGGTCAGCTTCGGCTCCTCCGGCATCGGCTCGATGGGCCATCTGACCGGCGTGCTCTTTGGCATGGAGACCGGCTCGCAATTGCTGCATGCCCCCTTCCGCGGCGCGCCCGAGGCGCAGACGGCGGTGCTGGGCGGCACCACCACATCGCTGTGGGATACCGCGGCGGCGAATGTCCAGGCGATCCGTGCCGGCAATATGCGCGGGCTCTGCGTCTCCTCGGCGCAGCGCGCTTCCATCCTGCCCGATGTGCCAACGGCGCGGGAGGCGGGCTTCACCAATGTGGTCAGCCTCAACTGGTTCATGCTGTGTGGCCCGGCCGGCCTGCCGCCCGCCATCACCGAGCGGCTGAGCCAGGCGGTGCGCACCATCCTGGCCGAAGCTCCGATCCGTGAGCGGATGGATTCGGTCGCCTTTGTTCCGGCGGAGGATATCCCGCAGCCCGGCCTCGCCGCCTGGGTTCAGGGCGAACAGTCGCGCTGGGCGCCGGTGGTCCGCGCTTCAGGCGCCAGCATGTAGCGCCACGGGCGGGCCAGGACCTGTCCTGGCCCGCCGCGCAAGATCACCCTGGCCTTGCGGCCCAGAATCGCAGGTAATCCGGCGGGCCGGCGTGGCTTGAACGCCGTGTGGCATGTGCCGGCAAGCATTGGGCTGAAGATTTCGTCACCAAATCGGCGGAAGGGCAACTCAATGGGGTGCGCGGGCGCTCCATTCGATCAATCGTTTCGCTGGTATCACCCATATGATCCCGCAAAACACATAATACATCATCTGTATTGCCCAATGCTGCTGGACAACAAAATCCCCAAGCGCAACCACAACCACCGTGTAAACGATAAATCCGACCACGCCGATCAGGAACGCAACCTTGCCTCGTGACATAGTAACGACATGGCCTCCTTTGGTTTTTCGCCCAAGGTGGAGCGAGAAGCTTGCTAAATATTGCCCAAAGGGACTAGCCTTCAAGGCAGTCGAGGGGCGACACAGTGTTGTCAGAGGTGCCCTTCCCTCCCACAGCTCCCCATTGGCCCGATCTCAGCGAAGAAGCACGTGACGGAAAACGAACTCAAGCGCCACATCCGTGGCATTCCCGATTTTCCGAAGCCGGGGATCCTGTTCTACGACATCTCGACCCTGCTGCGGCATGGCCCGGCCTGGAAGGCCGCCATGGCGGCGATGGCCGCGCGCATCACGCCCTATCAGCCCCAACTCCTCGCCGGCATCGAGAGCCGCGGCTTCCTGCTGGCGGCGCCGCTGGCGCTGGAGCTGGGCCTCGGCTTCATCATGCTGCGCAAGCCGCGCAAATTGCCTGGGGCCACCATCGGCCTGGACTACGCCCTCGAATACGGCTCCGACCGCATCGAGATGCAGGCCGATGCGGTGCAGCCGGGCCAGCGCGTGGTCCTGC from Sediminicoccus sp. KRV36 encodes the following:
- a CDS encoding tripartite tricarboxylate transporter substrate binding protein, which codes for MNRRELLATSLLAAPILATPAIVQAQPAWPSRTVRIIIPFTPGGASDLMMRPVAERLERMLGQSFVIDNRPGGGGAVGAGAAANERPDGYTLLMSTAGPLVLLPSMMANLPYNPARSFTYISLMGGAPIVCAVKGDSPIRTLADYAAAAKRAPEAVSFGSSGIGSMGHLTGVLFGMETGSQLLHAPFRGAPEAQTAVLGGTTTSLWDTAAANVQAIRAGNMRGLCVSSAQRASILPDVPTAREAGFTNVVSLNWFMLCGPAGLPPAITERLSQAVRTILAEAPIRERMDSVAFVPAEDIPQPGLAAWVQGEQSRWAPVVRASGASM
- a CDS encoding adenine phosphoribosyltransferase; this encodes MTENELKRHIRGIPDFPKPGILFYDISTLLRHGPAWKAAMAAMAARITPYQPQLLAGIESRGFLLAAPLALELGLGFIMLRKPRKLPGATIGLDYALEYGSDRIEMQADAVQPGQRVVLLDDLLATGGTMLAGLGLLRQAGAVVPAVATMIELSFLGGRNRLDVPVETLLTYDE